In Montipora capricornis isolate CH-2021 chromosome 4, ASM3666992v2, whole genome shotgun sequence, a single genomic region encodes these proteins:
- the LOC138047376 gene encoding uncharacterized protein, with the protein MRCKQKTNAANKKDALQTKKTDALQKKREPLQIKSKRCKQKGNCCKQKNCKKKKREDAANKKEHTSCARNMRGRTVSAFPRPFPRNGLFVFAMFCSGCGSQLANAAKFCHVCGITISVKDEDLICVAQLEVESSERKRHQSAPLTFEEYRERKGKERTSRFVSKSSKKPKKESGENEVTIHIGLIRLKDGELKVIRGSSLPLEVLPSIGAEELLRKGAEKMVKFNSDLSLYGPSSFTLLYPDRTEVKYLPGGKEPFTLQRYKEELGKSFNRITLYLCKTTAILDAMFLKKYSSDESDVDLPNYRELMKMTEENESEGDTLRVNHTGANNITTNTVTFLPSVTHTSTRNTVTTQTVTTHTATRNTCPVQTAISNISTAEIAADADTLTQGAHSVVTGTEVSSIQGSLADCPIQKIIVYRAFLKDNLIDIFKDPEMVHVNLDVTFIGNNGREEEGKGAGVFREALSTFWNQFCNSLAVGTQEKVPAIRHDYQRAEWEAIGRILMYWYIKERYFPLSLSRAFLALCLFGEESITSEFLLSSFRLYISEDERETLQKCIEGKIDSNDDDLLDFLSNYKCYRTPTKENILQIVSELAHQEIVQKPRYVMNCWAPIIKPLTALPDFQSLVAIENLYDIKKPTAKKILKLIKSEPVTDQERQCLDHLKQYIRSLQGKSLSLLLQFITGSDIISCESIEVTFSVFEGMSRRPVAHTCGPLLEIPSSYQSYNELSEEFSELLQNKEAWHFNIV; encoded by the exons atgcgctgcaaacaaaaaacgaacgctgcaaacaaaaaagatgcgctgcaaacaaaaaagactGATGCGCTGCAAAAAAAACGGGAACCGCTGCAAATAAAAAGTAAACGCTGCAAACAAAAAGGGAActgctgcaaacaaaaaaactgcaaaaaaaaaaaaagagaggatgctgcaaataaaaaagaacacacATCATGCGCGCGCAACATGCGTGGGAGGACTGTTTCTGCGTTCCCGCGTCCGTTCCCGCGAAATGGGCTTTTTGTGTTCGCCATGTTTTGTTCGGGTTGTGGCTCACAGTTAGCCAACGCGGCGAAATTTTGTCATGTTTGCGGAATTACGATAAGTGTAAAAGACGAAGATCTAATCTGTGTTGCTCAATTAGAAGTGGAATCTTCAGAAAGGAAACGACATCAGAGCGCTCCTCTCACCTTTGAGGAATATAGagagaggaaaggaaaggaacgaaCCTCCAGGTTTGTTAGTAAGTCTTCTAAAAAACCGAAAAAGGAAAGCGGCGAGAATGAAGTCACTATTCATATAGGCTTAATCAGGTTAAAAGACGGAGAACTGAAAGTAATTCGTGGATCTTCATTGCCACTTGAAGTCTTACCGTCGATCGGTGCTGAGGAGCTTCTCAGAAAAGGTGCGGAAAAGATGGTGAAGTTCAACAGCGATCTAAGTTTATATGGGCCCAGTAGCTTTACTTTGCTGTATCCTGACAGAACCGAAGTAAAGTACCTGCCAGGGGGCAAAGAGCCGTTTACACTGCAACGATACAAAGAGGAACTTGGAAAGTCTTTCAACCGAATTACCCTATACCTCTGCAAGACAACAGCTATTCTTGATGCCATGTTCTTGAAAAAGTACAGCAGTGATGAAAGTGACGTCGATTTGCCTAATTACAGAGAG TTGATGAAAATGACAGAGGAAAATGAAAGTGAAGGAGATACCTTGAGGGTTAACCATACTGGTGCAAACAACATCACAACCAACACAGTCACATTCCTCCCATCTGTCACACACACGTCTACAAGGAACACAGTGACAACACAGACAGTTACAACCCACACAGCAACAAGGAACACTTGCCCAGTTCAAACAGCCATAAGCAACATATCTACAGCTGAGATAGCTGCAGACGCTGATACATTGACCCAAGGGGCTCACTCAGTAGTCACAG GTACAGAGGTTTCAAGTATTCAAGGTTCTTTAGCAGATTGTCCTATTCAGAAGATTATTGTGTATAGGGcttttctcaaagataatttgaTAGACATATTTAAGGATCCTGAAATGGTTCATGTGAATTTAGATGTTACTTTCATTGGCAACAATGGCAGGGAGGAAGAGGGAAAGGGGGCTGGTGTTTTTCGTGAAGCTTTATCTACTTTTTGGAACCAATTCTGTAATTCGCTAGCTGTGGGGACTCAAGAGAAAGTCCCTGCCATCAGACATGATTACCAAAGAGCTGAATGGGAAGCAATAGGTAGGATTCTGATGTATTGGTACATAAAGGAGAGGTATTTTCCCCTTTCATTGTCACGGGCTTTTCTTGCATTATGTCTCTTTGGAGAAGAAAGTATTACAAGTGAATTTTTACTGTCGTCATTCAGGCTCTATATTTCAGAGGATGAAAGGGAGACTCTTCAGAAATGTATTGAAGGAAAAATTgatagtaatgatgatgatttgtTAGATTTTCTTTCTAATTATAAGTGCTATCGAACTCCtacgaaagaaaacattttgcagATAGTCTCTGAACTTGCCCATCAAGAAATAGTGCAGAAACCAAGGTATGTTATGAATTGCTGGGCACCAATTATTAAACCACTTACTGCTCTCCCAGATTTCCAGTCTTTAGTGGCTATAGAGAATCTTTATGATATCAAGAAGCCCACTgccaaaaaaattttgaaattaatcAAGTCAGAGCCGGTAACTGACCAAGAACGACAGTGTCTGGACCATTTAAAACAATATATCCGTTCATTACAAGGAAAGTCGCTATCACTATTGTTGCAGTTTATTACTGGGAGTGATATTATCAGCTGTGAGAGCATCGAGGTaacattttcagtttttgaaggCATGTCTCGGAGACCAGTGGCACATACCTGTGGACCACTATTAGAAATCCCATCATCATACCAGTCATACAATGAGCTGTCAGAAGAATTCAGTGAATTGTTACAAAATAAAGAGGCATGGCATTTCAATATTGTTTAA
- the LOC138047379 gene encoding uncharacterized protein, which translates to MHCKQNKKQTLQTKKNCKKKREAAANLKGTLQIKRTHIMRAHSPGGTGYISSESFPPFFKLRPVRTRSVVLMFCTFCGAGEARDSICEKCVAEKDIDDVIKHYFHRGYPYDAIVGLLEKREGLHMCVRTLKRRLRSLGLQRKGNAKIIDDSEIRSVIREEMRGPGSLSGYRSYDKLKPYGFPIHGAVDGFSRRILWLEVARTNNDPRVPAAFYLKQVQEVGGCPLLLVTDCGSENCIAASMQCVFRTNRQDDQAGTKAHRYCSSPANQRIEGWWSFFRRNRSNWWINLFKDLVNYGLFCPGNILHMECLWFCFSKLLQNDLNKVKDHWNSHKISKSPYSSVHGVPDVMYFLPEYYGHEECLVSVPENLAEDMEVHCQSEPEDNMYLDYFEYILENNGWSYPSSDREALTLYQYIIGIQNRQP; encoded by the exons ATgcactgcaaacaaaataaaaagcaaacgctgcaaacaaaaaaaaactgcaagaaaaaaagagaggCTGCTGCAAATTTAAAAGGAACGCTGCAAATAAAAAGAACACACATCATGCGTGCGCACTCTCCCGGTGGGACTGGGTACATATCAAGTGAGAGTTTCCCTCCCTTTTTCAAACTCCGTCCTGTTAGAACAAGGAGTGTAGTTCTGATGTTTTGTACTTTTTGTGGCGCTGGGGAAGCTCGAGACAGTATATGTGAAAAGTGCGTGGCTGAAAAAGATATCGACGATGTGATAAAGCACTATTTTCATCGTGGTTATCCATACGACGCTATTGTCGGTCTTCTCGAAAAACGAGAAGGCCTTCATATGTGTGTGCGAACACTTAAGAGACGTCTGAGATCTCTTGGAttgcaaaggaaaggaaatgccAAGATAATAGACGATTCCGAAATAAGAAGTGTCATTCGTGAAGAAATGAGAGGCCCTGGAAGTTTATCAGGGTACAGAA GCTACGATAAGCTAAAACCATATGGGTTCCCTATACATGGCGCAGTGGATGGATTTAGTCGAAGAATTTTATGGTTAGAAGTAGCCCGAACTAACAATGACCCAAGAGTACCTGCGGCCTTCTACCTCAAACAAGTACAAGAAGTAGGTGGTTGCCCTCTGCTCCTTGTAACTGATTGTGGATCCGAGAATTGCATTGCCGCTTCCATGCAGTGCGTCTTTCGTACCAATCGACAAGATGATCAAGCAGGTACAAAGGCTCATAGATACTGTTCCTCACCTGCCAATCAACGAATTGAAGGATGGTGGTCATTTTTTAGGCGAAACAGATCGAATTGGTGGATAAACCTGTTCAAGGACTTGGTCAATTATGGATTGTTTTGTCCGGGGAATATACTTCATATGGAATGCTTGTGGTTCTGTTTTTCAAAACTTCTTCAGAACGACTTAAACAAAGTGAAAGATCACTGGAATAGTCACAAGATTTCTAAGTCTCCATACAGTTCTGTTCATGGGGTACCAGATGTTATGTACTTTTTACCAGAATATTATGGACATGAAGAATGTTTAGTTTCTGTTCCTGAAAATCTGGCAGAGGATATGGAAGTACATTGCCAGAGTGAGCCGGAAGACAATATGTACCTTGATTATTTTGAGTACATCTTGGAAAACAATGGCTGGTCTTACCCAAGTAGTGACAGGGAGGCCTTAACATTGTACCAGTACATAATTGGAATTCAGAATAGACAAccctaa
- the LOC138047378 gene encoding two pore calcium channel protein 1-like: MVTLFGFIGSISPTSFSFIVCLRPFRLLLLFKLKARYRYVFEAVGVVLPRMLRVALVILLVYYSFGIIGIECFSGVELKNCCPNTSFGNEYEEGGYYYLNNFNDLLHSYVTLFELTVVNNWFIIMEGIVYKTSDWARIFFMSFYIVTMVVMTIIVAFILEAFLFRMEYRKEHPTDEREDMHIRKEITVSYQELLVLSEDYVKDLQPNQTVKYIGKRSKTKMDLSLKMFKDEVMNWIQNETVIDRGNSLARSVAEERCSPSSPSPTTGSTSVSGGDLGLNKDLILVEINPIANE, encoded by the exons ATGGTGACTCTTTTTGGTTTTATTGGATCAATTAGCCCAACATCATTCAGTTTCATTGTTTGTCTGAGGCCTTTCAGACTTCTGCT GCTTTTTAAGTTGAAGGCGCGGTACCGTTACGTATTTGAGGCCGTAGGGGTCGTTCTACCACGAATGCTTAG AGTGGCTTTGGTGATCCTTTTGGTGTATTACTCGTTTGGAATTATTGGAATAGAGTGTTTCTCAGGAGTCGAACTTAAAAATTGTTGTCC AAATACATCATTTGGAAACGAATACGAAGAGGGCGGATATTATTATTTGAACAATTTCAATGATTTGTTACATTCTTACG TGACTCTGTTTGAACTGACAGTAGTGAACAATTGGTTCATTATAATG GAAGGAATTGTTTACAAAACGTCAGACTGGGCAAGAATCTTCTTCATGTCGTTTTACATTGTCACAATG GTTGTTATGACAATTATCGTCGCATTCATCCTTGAAGCATTCCTTTTCCGAATGGAGTATCGCAAGGAACACCCCACTGACGAGAGAG AGGACATGCACATTCGGAAAGAGATAACTGTTTCCTATCAGGAGCTCCTTGTCCTCAGTGAAGATTATGTGAAGGATTTACAGCCAAATCAAACG GTTAAGTATATTGGAAAAAGGTCCAAAACCAAGATGGATTTGAGCTTAAAAATGTTCAAAGATGAAGTTATG AATTGGATTCAAAATGAAACAGTGATTGACCGAGGAAACTCGCTGGCTAGAAGTGTGGCAGAAGAGCGATGCTCGCCTTCATCACCCTCGCCTACTACAGGCTCTACAAGCGTGTCGGGGGGCGATCTCGGCCTGAATAAGGACCTAATTTTGGTAGAGATAAATCCGATTGCAAATGAATGA